Proteins found in one Meiothermus sp. Pnk-1 genomic segment:
- a CDS encoding Xaa-Pro peptidase family protein codes for MTDFEKLLSAHGLDTLLISSPANVRYLSGFTNPKDGQVIVNNTGALLLTDGRYTVQAGQESRLPVRIAGREERPQVYAELLQGRIGFEAMGLSYGQLEALRQQAPGEWVPTYDLIERQRVHKTPEEIGHIRQAAALADRAFAHILPFLKPGVREIDIALELEFFLRKNGAEGVAFDTAVVSGPRTAMPHGSPSERVLQAGDLVTLDFGAVIEGYCSDMTRTVGIGAVSEELKRIYAAVLEAQERALEAVAPGKTGQELDALARGILEDRGYGQYFSHGLGHGVGLLIHEAPSLNKVSQEVLEAGMVITIEPGVYIPDLGGVRIEDLVLVTERGYEVLSQTPKAWLEL; via the coding sequence ATGACAGATTTCGAAAAGTTGCTGAGCGCTCATGGGTTGGATACCCTGCTCATTTCCAGCCCGGCCAATGTACGGTATCTGTCGGGCTTCACCAACCCCAAAGACGGGCAGGTGATCGTAAACAACACCGGCGCCCTCCTGCTCACCGACGGGCGTTACACGGTACAGGCCGGGCAGGAGTCGCGGCTGCCGGTGCGGATCGCAGGACGCGAGGAGCGCCCTCAGGTGTACGCCGAGCTGCTCCAGGGGCGCATCGGCTTTGAAGCGATGGGGCTTAGTTACGGCCAGCTCGAGGCCTTGCGCCAGCAAGCCCCCGGAGAGTGGGTACCTACCTATGACCTCATCGAGCGGCAGCGGGTGCACAAAACCCCGGAGGAGATCGGACACATCCGGCAGGCCGCGGCCCTGGCCGACCGGGCTTTTGCCCACATCCTGCCCTTCTTGAAGCCCGGGGTACGCGAAATTGACATAGCCCTCGAGCTGGAGTTCTTCCTGCGGAAAAACGGCGCGGAAGGGGTGGCCTTCGATACCGCCGTAGTCTCGGGCCCGCGCACCGCCATGCCCCACGGCTCTCCCAGCGAGCGCGTGTTGCAAGCGGGAGACCTGGTGACGCTGGACTTCGGAGCGGTGATCGAGGGGTACTGCTCGGATATGACCCGCACCGTGGGAATTGGAGCGGTCTCCGAGGAGCTAAAGAGGATCTACGCTGCCGTGCTCGAGGCGCAAGAACGGGCGCTCGAGGCGGTCGCACCCGGCAAGACCGGCCAGGAACTCGACGCCCTGGCCCGGGGCATCCTCGAGGACAGAGGTTACGGCCAGTACTTCAGCCACGGGCTCGGCCACGGGGTCGGACTGCTGATCCACGAGGCCCCCAGCCTGAACAAGGTCTCCCAGGAGGTGCTCGAGGCGGGGATGGTCATCACCATCGAACCCGGGGTCTACATCCCGGACCTGGGCGGGGTGCGCATCGAGGACTTGGTCTTGGTGACCGAGAGGGGCTACGAGGTGCTCTCCCAAACGCCCAAGGCCTGGCTAGAGTTATGA
- a CDS encoding septal ring lytic transglycosylase RlpA family protein, whose translation MRAGYRGWVLALLLGSLALAQTHTVQKGDTLYSIARRYGTSVQALQQANNLSGEVIKVGQVLAVAGSSAREATASATFTGLAAWYGSKFHGRTTASGEPYDMYALTAAHRSLPFGTQVRVTNPRTGRSVVVRINDRGPFTPGFIIDLSYAAAQRIGLRGRQRVSVEVLR comes from the coding sequence ATGAGGGCAGGATACCGGGGTTGGGTCCTGGCCTTGCTCCTGGGGTCGCTGGCCCTCGCCCAGACCCACACCGTCCAAAAAGGCGACACCCTCTACAGCATCGCCCGCAGGTACGGGACCAGCGTGCAGGCCCTTCAACAGGCCAATAACCTATCCGGCGAGGTGATCAAGGTCGGGCAGGTGCTCGCCGTCGCGGGGTCATCGGCCAGGGAAGCTACGGCAAGCGCGACATTTACGGGGCTAGCGGCCTGGTATGGTTCCAAGTTCCACGGCAGAACCACCGCCAGCGGTGAGCCCTACGACATGTACGCCCTCACCGCCGCCCATCGCAGCCTGCCGTTCGGCACCCAAGTGCGGGTGACCAACCCCCGTACCGGGCGAAGCGTGGTGGTGCGGATCAACGACCGGGGGCCCTTTACCCCAGGGTTCATCATTGACCTTTCCTACGCGGCCGCGCAGCGCATCGGCCTGCGCGGCCGCCAGCGGGTGAGCGTG